In Methanococcoides sp. LMO-2, a single window of DNA contains:
- a CDS encoding ABC transporter permease, giving the protein MLLTDLVDVWETNSLTTRTIEHLTMFSIAIVIASVIGVSIGIYLYSRPRIAHPVLNFLNVVETIPDIPLLVLLLPIFGLGEEPTIVASILYSLLPITRNTYTGLKEVDQQYIDIAHAMGLSQREILLKVRIPLSLPMIAGGLRIALVFTMGVVTLGGLIAAGGLGAALIAGIQLYNVGTILVAGIWTGLLAVILDGFAGTIEKKLQRRYGTW; this is encoded by the coding sequence GTGCTACTAACTGATCTTGTAGATGTCTGGGAAACGAATTCCCTGACCACGCGTACCATTGAGCACCTGACGATGTTCAGCATAGCTATAGTCATTGCTTCCGTCATCGGGGTAAGCATAGGCATTTACCTGTACAGCAGGCCCCGGATAGCTCATCCTGTCCTTAATTTCCTGAACGTGGTGGAGACAATACCGGATATTCCGTTACTTGTACTTCTCCTGCCGATATTCGGACTTGGAGAGGAACCAACCATCGTGGCATCCATCCTTTATTCACTCTTACCTATCACACGTAACACCTATACTGGCCTCAAAGAGGTCGACCAGCAGTACATCGATATTGCACATGCAATGGGACTATCCCAGCGTGAGATCCTCCTGAAAGTGAGAATTCCACTTTCCCTGCCAATGATCGCAGGTGGATTGAGAATAGCCCTTGTCTTTACCATGGGCGTCGTGACACTTGGAGGACTTATTGCTGCAGGCGGCCTGGGAGCAGCCCTGATAGCCGGCATACAGCTCTATAATGTTGGCACGATCCTAGTTGCAGGCATATGGACCGGTCTTCTGGCAGTCATCCTTGACGGCTTTGCCGGGACCATTGAGAAGAAGCTGCAGAGGAGGTACGGTACATGGTAA
- a CDS encoding ABC transporter permease, with protein MVTIETILGHTGEHLVLLLTTLFVSIAISLPLAFASLYSKRIGYVIMKFANLAQAVPSFAVVAIVVPLIGIGFYPALIAILLRALLPIIKNTYIGLSTVDPAMLDYADGIGLNQWQILRYVRLPNAYPAIFAGIKFASILINSIAILTAYIGSGGLGELIFEGLVGFNNEKILAGAIPAILIAMTLDVIFTAMEKRLVPDYRK; from the coding sequence ATGGTAACCATTGAGACCATATTGGGACACACCGGTGAACACCTCGTGCTCCTGCTTACCACACTGTTCGTCAGTATTGCTATCTCTCTGCCCCTTGCGTTCGCTTCCCTTTACAGCAAACGCATCGGCTATGTGATCATGAAGTTCGCAAACCTTGCCCAGGCAGTGCCGAGCTTCGCTGTCGTTGCTATTGTGGTCCCTCTTATCGGGATCGGATTCTACCCGGCCCTGATTGCCATCCTGCTGAGGGCACTCCTGCCCATCATCAAGAACACCTACATTGGCCTCTCAACGGTAGATCCTGCCATGCTTGACTATGCGGACGGCATAGGACTCAACCAGTGGCAGATACTCAGGTACGTCCGCCTTCCGAATGCTTACCCTGCCATTTTCGCAGGAATCAAGTTCGCTTCCATCCTCATCAACAGTATAGCCATACTGACGGCTTACATCGGCAGTGGTGGCCTTGGAGAGCTCATCTTCGAAGGACTTGTAGGTTTCAACAATGAAAAGATCCTTGCAGGTGCCATTCCAGCGATATTGATAGCAATGACATTGGATGTGATCTTTACGGCGATGGAGAAGAGGCTGGTTCCGGATTACAGGAAATAA
- a CDS encoding TrmB family transcriptional regulator, which produces MDDKLLANIGLNKYESSVYWTLLKKRELEASKLSQLSRVPIGKIYEILKDLNKYGLVEIQPSRPRKYRAVDPKIAFELMYKRREEEALNELKLLRETFAEIERQLSNGDSPKHVETIFWPDKFHDNELEETVNSFFEDIEHDICVVTPLKYKPGVSEQYDDSMSIFSKAYLNLAQRGIHVKILDSHSQLLPSIKELINSIEDESVKSNVQKFMEIRILETEHDFVIFDSKTIFLDIEDQINTGTSLGMTQIHDESYTKRFKAKFDDLWTKGKRFNFK; this is translated from the coding sequence ATGGATGATAAGTTACTTGCAAACATCGGTTTAAACAAATATGAGAGCTCTGTTTACTGGACGCTTTTAAAAAAAAGAGAGCTGGAAGCAAGTAAATTGTCGCAGTTATCACGAGTTCCCATTGGAAAGATCTATGAGATTTTGAAGGATTTGAACAAGTATGGCCTTGTGGAGATCCAACCTTCAAGGCCACGAAAATATAGGGCTGTTGATCCGAAAATTGCTTTTGAACTCATGTACAAAAGAAGAGAAGAAGAAGCACTCAATGAGCTCAAACTACTCAGGGAAACATTTGCTGAAATTGAACGGCAACTTTCCAATGGTGATTCTCCAAAGCATGTTGAAACAATATTCTGGCCCGACAAGTTCCATGATAATGAACTAGAAGAGACGGTGAATTCATTTTTTGAGGATATTGAACATGACATATGTGTTGTTACTCCCCTTAAGTATAAACCAGGAGTATCAGAACAATATGATGATTCAATGTCAATATTCAGTAAGGCTTACTTAAATTTAGCACAACGTGGCATTCATGTTAAAATTCTAGATTCCCACTCTCAACTGTTGCCATCAATAAAAGAACTTATTAATTCAATAGAAGATGAATCAGTCAAAAGTAATGTTCAGAAATTCATGGAAATAAGAATTTTGGAAACAGAGCATGATTTTGTAATCTTTGATTCAAAGACTATCTTTCTTGATATTGAAGATCAGATTAATACTGGTACTAGTCTCGGTATGACACAAATTCATGATGAGTCATATACAAAGCGTTTCAAGGCTAAATTCGATGACCTCTGGACTAAGGGGAAGCGATTCAATTTCAAATAA
- a CDS encoding class I SAM-dependent methyltransferase yields the protein MMSIGVKMESPIFEIFDGLPRQGPGSNECTEKAFNLLSSLPAGTKILDIGCGVGMQTIHLAKICNDCHITATDIYQPFLDKLMENAAKEGFDDRITTVCASMDELPFEAGEFDVIWAEGSIFILGLEKGISYWKQFLKDGGYMAITENTWFTDEPSSEVLQFWQEIYPGIMNISDTEKVITAVGYDVIDHFKLPVSVWYEFYDNLEKRVDEISDNYKGNTEAEMILEFNRKEIKLFRESPDEYGYAFYIFQKNKL from the coding sequence ATGATGAGTATAGGTGTAAAAATGGAATCGCCAATTTTTGAGATATTTGATGGTTTACCCAGACAGGGGCCCGGCAGTAATGAATGTACAGAAAAAGCTTTTAATTTGCTTTCTTCTCTTCCTGCAGGCACTAAGATCCTTGATATTGGTTGTGGTGTGGGTATGCAGACAATACATCTTGCGAAGATCTGCAACGACTGTCACATCACTGCAACTGACATTTACCAGCCATTTCTGGATAAATTGATGGAAAATGCAGCTAAAGAAGGATTTGATGACAGGATTACTACAGTTTGTGCTTCCATGGATGAACTGCCTTTCGAAGCAGGAGAATTCGACGTTATCTGGGCAGAAGGATCCATCTTTATCCTTGGCCTTGAAAAAGGAATTAGCTACTGGAAACAGTTCCTAAAAGATGGGGGATACATGGCAATAACAGAGAACACATGGTTCACAGATGAACCTTCTTCGGAAGTGCTTCAATTCTGGCAGGAAATATATCCTGGCATCATGAATATATCTGATACTGAAAAAGTTATTACGGCAGTAGGATATGATGTCATTGATCACTTTAAACTGCCAGTTTCTGTCTGGTACGAGTTTTATGACAATCTGGAAAAAAGAGTTGATGAAATCAGTGATAACTATAAAGGAAACACTGAGGCAGAAATGATACTTGAGTTTAACAGAAAAGAGATAAAACTCTTCAGAGAAAGCCCAGATGAATATGGTTATGCGTTCTACATTTTTCAGAAGAACAAACTCTAA
- a CDS encoding barstar family protein produces MDKLTIGGKKFNNDEEIRQFLKDKFYFPDYYGMNADALNRPEHWRE; encoded by the coding sequence GTGGACAAATTAACTATTGGTGGCAAGAAATTCAACAATGATGAAGAAATCCGTCAGTTCTTGAAAGATAAGTTTTATTTTCCTGACTACTATGGAATGAATGCTGATGCTTTGAACAGGCCAGAGCATTGGAGAGAGTGA
- a CDS encoding APC family permease, whose amino-acid sequence MGEEVTLKRELGLLEITLSGVGSILGAGIYVLIGKAAGLSGNALWLSFLFAAIAAGLTAISYMELSSMFPKAGAEYEYVRNAFGEFLGLLIGLLVVFVEIISSSTVALGFAGYFEVLFNTPVIPSAIALILLFTLILFVGIKQSARAAILMTVIEIIGLLVIIYIGLPEMGAVDYLEVQSLSGIFEASALVFFAFLGFEEIVKLSQETKDPHRTTPRALMIAIATTILLYILVALAVVSVLDWRVLSTSSAPLAEVASVALGSNAFVILSLIALFSTANTVLLMQIGGSRILYGMAESGSLPSLISWVHPGTRTPWVSILVFTSLSIMFVFIGDIAIVANMTNFMVFIIFITINLSLIWLRYSRPDIERPFRIPFNIGRFPLSPLFGILCALLLFAHLSLEVITYGFILLLVGVVAVFIRLKSQSNLRQVK is encoded by the coding sequence ATGGGAGAAGAGGTTACTCTTAAAAGAGAGCTTGGGCTTTTGGAGATCACACTCAGTGGTGTGGGAAGCATACTGGGAGCCGGCATATATGTTCTTATTGGAAAGGCAGCAGGTCTTTCGGGCAATGCCCTTTGGTTGTCCTTTTTGTTTGCTGCCATTGCTGCCGGGCTTACCGCTATAAGTTACATGGAGCTTTCATCCATGTTCCCCAAGGCAGGGGCCGAATATGAGTATGTCAGGAATGCCTTCGGTGAGTTCCTGGGTCTTCTCATAGGCCTGCTGGTCGTTTTCGTGGAGATCATTTCAAGCTCTACCGTTGCCCTGGGCTTTGCGGGATATTTCGAGGTTCTGTTTAACACACCTGTTATTCCCTCAGCTATCGCTCTTATACTACTGTTCACATTGATCCTTTTTGTGGGTATTAAGCAATCTGCAAGGGCTGCCATTCTTATGACCGTCATCGAGATCATAGGCTTGCTTGTGATAATCTACATAGGTCTTCCCGAGATGGGGGCTGTGGATTATCTGGAGGTACAGAGCCTGTCAGGTATATTTGAGGCATCAGCGCTTGTTTTCTTTGCATTCCTCGGCTTTGAGGAGATAGTAAAGCTATCACAGGAGACAAAGGACCCTCATAGGACGACACCCAGAGCCCTTATGATTGCTATTGCAACCACTATATTGCTTTACATACTTGTTGCATTGGCTGTTGTGAGTGTCCTTGACTGGAGGGTATTGTCAACGTCTTCGGCTCCCCTGGCAGAGGTTGCATCCGTGGCATTGGGCAGCAATGCATTTGTCATCCTTTCGTTGATAGCTCTTTTCTCGACTGCCAATACCGTTCTGCTTATGCAGATCGGGGGCTCGAGGATACTCTATGGTATGGCGGAATCCGGTTCACTTCCCTCATTGATCTCCTGGGTTCATCCAGGGACAAGGACTCCATGGGTCTCTATATTGGTGTTCACATCACTCTCAATAATGTTTGTTTTCATAGGTGATATCGCGATCGTGGCGAATATGACCAATTTCATGGTCTTTATCATCTTTATAACGATCAATCTTTCACTGATATGGTTGAGGTACTCAAGACCTGATATCGAAAGACCATTCAGGATTCCCTTTAACATAGGCCGTTTTCCTCTTTCACCGCTTTTTGGTATATTATGTGCCCTTTTGCTCTTTGCACACCTGAGTCTTGAGGTCATTACCTATGGTTTTATTTTATTGCTCGTGGGTGTCGTGGCGGTATTTATCAGGCTAAAGAGCCAAAGTAATTTAAGGCAGGTCAAATAA
- a CDS encoding VOC family protein, with translation MELGAFSVSLNVKDIEASRSFYEKLGFMVFQGDISQNWLIMKNGSCVLGLFQGMFEKNILTFNPGWDQNANELNSFTDIRELQKQFKAKGVEIPDEVDETSSGPASLIVIDPDGNPILFDQHVDS, from the coding sequence ATGGAATTAGGTGCATTTTCAGTAAGTCTTAATGTAAAGGATATTGAAGCTTCAAGATCGTTCTATGAGAAACTCGGCTTTATGGTTTTTCAGGGGGACATATCACAGAACTGGCTGATCATGAAGAATGGCAGTTGCGTACTTGGCTTGTTTCAGGGAATGTTTGAAAAGAATATTCTGACCTTTAATCCCGGCTGGGATCAAAATGCCAATGAGCTTAATTCATTTACAGATATCAGGGAGCTCCAGAAGCAGTTTAAAGCTAAGGGTGTTGAAATACCGGATGAAGTAGATGAGACCTCTTCCGGACCTGCAAGTTTAATTGTGATCGACCCGGACGGGAATCCCATTCTTTTTGACCAGCACGTAGATTCCTGA
- a CDS encoding CxxC-x17-CxxC domain-containing protein, whose product MKKVDFKGPRDLHKTKCTDCGQETSVPFVPDPDRPVYCRDCFQKLKPKKE is encoded by the coding sequence ATGAAGAAAGTAGATTTCAAAGGGCCGAGAGATTTGCACAAAACAAAGTGTACTGACTGCGGTCAGGAAACGAGCGTGCCTTTCGTACCGGACCCGGACAGGCCGGTATACTGCAGGGATTGCTTCCAGAAACTTAAGCCTAAAAAAGAGTAA
- a CDS encoding DEAD/DEAH box helicase codes for MDVPQLINTIRSSRRYEGQIVHVETIPPKEPEFEDLELKPLISYALSEMGIEKLYTHQAEAINTVRRGEHLALSTSTASGKSMCYMLPIFETLMEDPSATALYISPLNALVNDQLETFKGFRDLMGLDMNINRFIGTMSSEEKSAVKYGNPRILFTNPEMLHLSFLQWKHQWKKFLSNLKYIVLDESHSYSGVMGSNMANLLRRLNRICDHYGSSPQYICCTATIGNPTEHTSALIGRDVTLVNKDGSGSGMQKFIFWNPPLYTKSRSNNFTLRKASFGETVDLFTTFVQSDLQTIVFARARQKVERMYVEAKSRLEQRGVQKTISPYRGGYHGNEREAIEKGLSGGNIAGVISTTALELGIDIGGLDACIMDGFPGTIMSARQQSGRAGRGSQESVVALVADSNALDQYYMRNPTDLFRKECEEAVINVSNRYIQAGHLLCAARELPLSPEDEKYFGNDLNEIMGVLEEEGLLEGGLEKRCTDDRAHMRVSIRGIEGDGYTIFEKGSRAPLEKDIGKLRAYREAFKGAVYINKGTPYSVSQIDHEKHVIRVEKARDGYYTRSQVASDIHITDVVETKSLQTCDCITVGFGDVEVTQQVTGYKRFRQRTDEEIGQHSLTMPKFSLETEALWIELPEYFTELVEKHGRDFNGGIHAIEHAIISMYPLHLLADRNDVGGVSTPEHADLERKSGIFVYDGHAGGVGYAEAGYGRIAEMLEVTLKAIESCPCRDGCPSCIQSPKCGNNNNPLDKDAAIMILRKMLGKPEYIPKTRHLSEVSKQRSGANGISRPQEKKDSNDAGEALNRARKKLKRQGSRGAEEWIKRGIAAGREEKDHRKACDCFDKALQLEPDNSVALSNKGITYIMMGKHAQALQCFNRLIDLGYVKSAMVWKNKGTALRLLGDRAGAIEAYNEALRIKPDDVRTKQMRDKLREADNALYGRDDF; via the coding sequence ATGGATGTTCCCCAGCTGATCAATACTATCCGTTCCTCACGCAGGTATGAAGGCCAGATCGTACACGTTGAGACCATTCCTCCAAAAGAGCCGGAATTTGAGGATCTGGAGCTCAAACCACTGATAAGCTATGCTCTCAGTGAAATGGGGATCGAAAAACTTTACACTCACCAGGCAGAGGCCATAAACACGGTCAGAAGGGGCGAGCACCTTGCACTTTCTACAAGCACAGCAAGTGGCAAATCCATGTGTTACATGCTTCCTATTTTCGAAACTTTGATGGAAGATCCCAGTGCAACTGCCCTTTACATCTCACCCCTGAACGCTCTTGTAAACGACCAGCTTGAGACGTTCAAGGGCTTCCGTGACCTCATGGGACTCGATATGAACATCAACAGGTTCATCGGTACCATGTCCTCCGAGGAAAAGTCCGCTGTAAAGTATGGCAACCCACGAATTCTTTTCACCAACCCGGAAATGCTCCACCTGAGTTTCCTGCAATGGAAGCATCAGTGGAAGAAGTTCCTTTCTAACCTGAAGTACATCGTCCTTGATGAAAGTCATTCCTACAGCGGTGTCATGGGAAGCAACATGGCAAACCTTCTCAGGCGTCTCAACCGCATCTGTGACCATTACGGGTCCAGTCCACAGTACATCTGCTGTACAGCTACCATAGGTAATCCCACAGAGCACACCTCCGCCCTCATTGGCAGGGATGTTACACTGGTCAATAAGGATGGCTCCGGAAGTGGTATGCAGAAGTTCATCTTCTGGAACCCACCCCTTTATACCAAGTCAAGATCTAACAATTTCACCCTTCGAAAAGCAAGTTTTGGCGAGACTGTCGACCTCTTCACAACCTTCGTGCAGAGCGACCTCCAGACCATTGTGTTCGCAAGGGCAAGGCAGAAGGTCGAGAGGATGTACGTGGAGGCTAAGAGCAGACTTGAGCAGCGTGGTGTGCAGAAGACCATAAGTCCTTACAGAGGTGGTTATCACGGGAACGAGCGTGAAGCAATAGAAAAGGGACTCTCAGGCGGGAATATCGCAGGTGTCATATCCACCACGGCCCTTGAGCTTGGAATCGACATAGGAGGCCTGGATGCATGTATTATGGATGGTTTCCCTGGTACCATCATGAGTGCAAGACAGCAATCCGGACGTGCAGGGCGTGGAAGTCAGGAGAGTGTTGTTGCCCTTGTAGCGGATTCCAATGCCCTTGACCAGTATTACATGAGAAATCCCACCGACCTTTTCAGGAAGGAATGTGAGGAGGCTGTGATCAATGTATCCAATCGGTACATTCAGGCAGGACACCTCCTCTGTGCAGCAAGGGAACTACCGCTTAGTCCGGAGGACGAGAAATATTTCGGCAATGACCTTAACGAAATAATGGGAGTGCTTGAAGAGGAAGGGCTGCTTGAGGGTGGTCTTGAAAAGCGCTGTACTGACGACAGAGCCCATATGCGGGTGTCCATAAGGGGAATTGAAGGCGACGGTTATACCATCTTCGAGAAAGGAAGCCGTGCTCCCCTGGAAAAGGACATTGGTAAACTGAGGGCATACAGGGAGGCCTTCAAAGGTGCTGTTTACATCAACAAGGGAACTCCGTATTCTGTTAGTCAGATCGACCATGAGAAGCACGTCATCCGGGTTGAAAAAGCAAGGGATGGCTATTACACAAGATCACAGGTGGCTTCTGACATCCATATCACTGATGTGGTTGAAACAAAATCCCTGCAGACCTGTGACTGCATCACTGTAGGGTTTGGTGATGTTGAGGTCACCCAGCAGGTTACCGGCTACAAGAGGTTCAGGCAGCGTACCGACGAAGAGATCGGACAGCATTCCCTGACGATGCCGAAGTTCAGCCTTGAGACAGAGGCTCTCTGGATAGAGCTTCCTGAATATTTCACCGAACTGGTGGAAAAACATGGCAGGGATTTCAACGGTGGCATCCATGCCATAGAACATGCCATAATTTCCATGTATCCACTCCATCTTCTTGCTGACAGGAACGACGTAGGTGGTGTTTCCACACCTGAACATGCTGACCTGGAGAGAAAGAGCGGTATCTTTGTCTACGATGGCCATGCCGGTGGTGTCGGCTATGCTGAAGCAGGCTATGGCAGGATAGCTGAAATGCTTGAGGTCACGCTGAAGGCTATTGAGAGCTGTCCCTGCAGAGATGGATGTCCGAGCTGTATCCAGTCACCCAAATGTGGAAATAACAACAATCCTCTGGACAAGGATGCAGCGATCATGATCCTCAGGAAGATGCTTGGCAAGCCAGAGTATATCCCGAAAACAAGGCACCTGTCCGAGGTATCAAAGCAGAGGTCCGGAGCTAACGGTATTAGCAGGCCTCAGGAAAAGAAGGACAGTAACGATGCAGGCGAAGCATTGAACAGGGCCAGGAAGAAGCTCAAGCGCCAGGGCTCAAGAGGTGCTGAAGAATGGATCAAGCGAGGAATCGCTGCCGGCAGGGAAGAGAAGGATCATAGAAAGGCATGCGATTGTTTTGATAAGGCCCTGCAGCTGGAGCCTGACAACAGTGTTGCACTCTCGAACAAAGGTATCACATACATCATGATGGGGAAGCATGCACAGGCTCTCCAGTGCTTTAACAGGCTCATTGACCTTGGTTATGTAAAGAGCGCTATGGTTTGGAAGAACAAAGGGACTGCTTTACGGCTTCTGGGGGACCGTGCAGGCGCCATTGAGGCCTATAATGAAGCCCTCAGGATAAAACCGGATGATGTCAGGACGAAGCAGATGAGGGATAAGTTAAGAGAAGCTGATAATGCTTTGTATGGACGTGATGACTTCTAA
- a CDS encoding DUF169 domain-containing protein, producing MDIKEINEFGKQLTEKLNLKTKPVAVSLIPEGHDIPEGIERIDESTRHCQMVDNVRKTGKQFYALADDQMCKGGSSVMGLQEMPHKLATGDTYYNLKRFSTINAARRTMEKVTKVAPGATKAVVYGPLENATFIPDVVVIVTSPKQVMQLSQALLYKFGGRVDASFAGIQSVCADGVALPYKEGKISVTVGCGGSRKFANIADDEMILGIPVERLHDLVEAVNEMFG from the coding sequence ATGGATATCAAGGAAATAAACGAATTTGGAAAACAGCTTACCGAGAAGTTAAACCTTAAGACAAAACCTGTTGCGGTCTCACTTATCCCTGAAGGACATGACATCCCGGAGGGCATTGAAAGAATTGATGAGAGCACCAGGCACTGCCAGATGGTCGATAATGTCAGGAAGACCGGAAAGCAGTTCTATGCCTTAGCAGATGACCAGATGTGTAAGGGTGGATCTTCTGTAATGGGATTGCAGGAAATGCCACACAAACTGGCTACAGGTGACACCTACTACAACCTCAAGCGCTTCAGTACTATCAATGCTGCAAGAAGAACAATGGAAAAGGTCACAAAAGTAGCACCCGGAGCTACAAAAGCAGTTGTTTACGGACCACTTGAAAATGCAACATTCATCCCTGATGTTGTCGTTATCGTAACGTCACCAAAACAGGTCATGCAGCTTTCCCAGGCACTTCTCTACAAGTTCGGTGGAAGGGTCGATGCAAGCTTTGCAGGAATCCAGAGTGTCTGTGCCGATGGCGTTGCACTCCCATACAAGGAAGGTAAGATCAGTGTAACCGTCGGATGCGGTGGAAGCAGGAAATTCGCAAACATTGCTGACGATGAGATGATCCTTGGAATTCCTGTAGAAAGACTCCACGACCTTGTGGAAGCTGTGAATGAGATGTTCGGTTGA
- a CDS encoding DUF169 domain-containing protein, whose amino-acid sequence MDYAKISEKLIETLELNGKPVAISLLKREKDIPEGLEKIDTPKRYCQMLQDARFDDKVTYATMDEHACKGGAAAIGLQDYPDKIKSGELYFDKLGKEISLSVAKRVVDNMPRPAPGSTVATIVAPLDKTPAKPDVIIVIGNTLVARRIAHSVIYRRGGRMNANFAGIQSTCADATGSPYTTGEVNISIGCDGAAKNAGLKDDEMVVGIPEEQLEDITNILAEKAGAWNDWMRS is encoded by the coding sequence ATGGATTATGCAAAAATAAGTGAGAAGCTTATTGAGACGCTGGAACTTAATGGAAAACCAGTAGCAATATCATTACTTAAGCGGGAAAAGGACATCCCTGAAGGTCTCGAAAAGATCGATACACCAAAAAGATACTGTCAGATGCTTCAGGATGCAAGGTTCGATGACAAGGTCACTTATGCTACCATGGATGAGCATGCCTGCAAAGGCGGTGCTGCAGCAATCGGATTACAGGACTACCCTGACAAGATCAAAAGCGGAGAGCTTTATTTCGACAAGCTTGGAAAAGAGATCTCCCTGAGTGTTGCAAAACGTGTTGTTGACAACATGCCAAGACCTGCACCCGGATCCACAGTTGCAACGATCGTTGCTCCACTTGATAAGACACCAGCAAAACCGGATGTCATTATAGTGATCGGTAACACACTTGTGGCAAGGAGGATCGCACATTCCGTTATCTACAGGCGCGGAGGCCGTATGAACGCAAACTTTGCAGGTATCCAGTCCACCTGTGCAGATGCTACCGGCTCACCTTACACCACCGGTGAAGTAAACATTTCTATCGGATGTGACGGTGCTGCCAAGAACGCAGGACTCAAGGACGACGAAATGGTCGTTGGTATCCCAGAAGAACAGCTTGAGGACATCACCAACATACTTGCTGAAAAAGCAGGTGCATGGAACGACTGGATGAGATCATAA
- a CDS encoding NifB/NifX family molybdenum-iron cluster-binding protein codes for MKICVTATDKNIDAAMDSRFGRCPYFVLVDPDSMEFKAVANEAASASGGAGIQAAQNISDKGIDVLLTGNVGPNAFPILSAAGIKVMTGASGTVKDAINQYKEGQLKETAAPTAEAHASMAAPGRGMGGGRRSGGAGRGMGGRSGAGKGMNQ; via the coding sequence ATGAAGATATGTGTAACAGCCACAGATAAAAATATTGACGCAGCAATGGATTCACGTTTTGGAAGATGCCCTTACTTTGTCCTCGTAGATCCGGATTCCATGGAATTTAAAGCAGTTGCCAATGAAGCAGCCTCGGCCTCAGGAGGAGCAGGTATACAGGCTGCCCAGAACATTTCTGACAAGGGGATCGATGTTCTCCTTACCGGTAACGTCGGACCCAATGCTTTCCCGATCCTTTCAGCAGCCGGAATTAAAGTAATGACCGGAGCCAGTGGAACGGTCAAAGATGCCATTAATCAGTATAAAGAAGGTCAGTTGAAGGAAACCGCTGCTCCAACAGCAGAGGCACATGCTTCTATGGCTGCGCCTGGAAGAGGCATGGGCGGAGGTAGAAGGTCTGGCGGAGCAGGTCGGGGAATGGGAGGCCGTAGCGGGGCAGGTAAAGGCATGAATCAATAA